From the Helianthus annuus cultivar XRQ/B chromosome 17, HanXRQr2.0-SUNRISE, whole genome shotgun sequence genome, the window aaaatatttttctaagtgtttgtatttttagaaaattttgtcatagtttcccctaaaagtGGAGGTGCCATGCtattcaagcatatcattttcttttcaaaaatcatcataAATAATCTACAATCAATCTACATTTAAAACAAGGCTTCCTACATAATGatcatgaacttgagttttcataaaaacttgtagtaacttggtagtgtgtttagtaggtttagttaccctccaaaatgtatttacttcttgataaacttcattcttgaaagttttaggtgtttacaacttgtaaacatattttacaaaaacgtttCTTTATGGATCTTCTTGTTTCTCTAGcgtttctacacttgttttaccaccaaaaatagtgtaggttttagtaaaaaccaagatcttctaaaaatcatattttgaacttggttctTTTGGAAAACCATTCATCATTCTTAGATCCACAAGATCATTAActtactttgtttattatttttcaagaaatcattttatcattcaagttcatgcttGCACATGAGGATGATCGTCTTGTGTtatcacataatcatcctctaacttgctagatcatgtgtttaatcacaatctagcaaggtCCTTATGATGATCAAAATCAATATCTCTAGAaaacaacaatcaaacatcattCATACACTAAACAACATAGTTTCATCCATGTTTCATCATATaacaagcttatgttcatgtttcttgattatgtttctttagtgttcttgtgattaacaacatactacatcttttaaccaactaagATAGAAGTAACAAAGGTTATgagagtcttactactagcactatgGCTAGGGATGAACTCTTGAAGATGAAGGTGATAAAGatgatggataaaagcaagtAAGAAAGGTCCTTGGTGATCCACAAGCTCCAAGCTCCCTTGAATGAAGTTTAACACCCTTGTGAAGCCTTAGAATGGATGAGAAAAATCGAATGGTGATGGTGGTATGGAGGTGGGTGTTCGGTCGAGATGAGTGGGAGGAGAGGAAGAAGTGAAGGTGTGGTGTAGTGTGTGAAGTGAAGTGTTGATGACGATGGTTACTTATAATCCAATTTTGAGTATTACACATTGGTTCTTATGTCCCTCAAGTACCATGCAATATCTTCCACTAAATCCTAGAGATCATATAAGATCTTGATGAGATTTGAGGAGATCAAGGTGGTGGGGCCACCTTGAACCgtcccaagggggggggggtaattagTTGAGTTTAAATCATAAGTTAGATGTTTGGTTAGAATTCAAAGAGTATTAGGTAGTGTTTAAGTGTATCTTgcattatatagtgtgttatggtgttcggggatcaAAACAAGCTCAGAAATAATAAAACATgtttctagtataattttggtgtttcgggtaatgtccagttgtttggttagataccggttcgttaaagtgtcaagttattccgtttaatgatttttaagtacccttttgtgacacttttaattcccgacacttaggaaagcattcaggaccactttgccatatttttgcacattactagcttgttaaaaagctgaattttgctgaaatgtgctgaattcagcacttttagtgggttttaggcattttccgacacttaaactatcacctagtgacgcagttttatggtccttacttccctacccgccatactagtgtagtaccttgtctctggcccttacggggtctcaaaacactgtctgtctatgtactgaacatcgtcagcatttttctgagttatccgctaactgtgctaactgtgctttgtgcatcatgtatGTCAATAAAGTTTGTATGTGATAATGAGATGACATTAtgtaatatgtgatgcacatgtatgtgtgatgtagtaatcagaaagcagttaattgttattcagcacagtcattaagcactaatcacaattaattaattgtacggatacctggatttatgagggttgtcacagaagaAATGCAAGTTGGAACCGAAGAGCATGTGGAGGAGGATGTGGAAAACACTAAAACCAAGAAAAAGGGAAGATTCTCGAACCGGGGCACCCGAGGAGGAAGAAATGCTGGCTAAAGCATTCATCAATGTATTGGTAGATCGGTTAAAAGGAAACCAACAAAGAAGAGATGGTTTGTGGAAAGCGTTCATTGCGCTTGAGGGTAATGGCGAACGAACGCTCGATCAACTAAACTCAAAATTGGGTGCAATGTTAACTAAATTTAATTGGCTCAACGGCTTTTACATTCGAGTGGtaaaaattttaatttaatttttttatttcttttcacACTTTAACGTTACCATACTATAAATTAGGAACATGTTAGGTGTTCTTTTGAGTTGTACTATGATGTTGGggagttttcaaaaaaaaaaaaaaaatattgagtTTTCACTTTTAATCCAAATACTTTCATTTTAACCTCTTTGGTTTTAGTTTTTTGCTTTTAACCcaaatttttcatcttttgcaatttaacccaaCACATAttattttcaactttgatcccagtatttttcatcttttacgaATTTTTCGTTTTAGGTTTCGTTCTAATTTTGCGAGTGAACGCGCCGCAACCTTTACCATACTATAAATTAGGAACATGTTGGTGCTTTATTGAGTTATACTCTAAGGTTGGagagttttccaaaaaaaaaaatgaattttcaCTTTTAATCCAAATGTTTTCATTTTAACCtctttggttttatttttttacttttaacccaaaattttcatcttttgcaatttaactcaacacatttttattttcaactttgatccccgTATTTGTCATCTTttgcaaatttttcgttttacgtttcgttctaatttTGCGAGTGAACGCGCCGCAACGTGTGTGTGGGTTTCAACATTTTTCCGTCTATTTTTTCTCGTTTGACAGGACCGTCACAACGcgtctatttttttcctgtttgacaggttcTTCGCAACACACGTGGTCTTAGATCGACTTAGTTCTTCTTTTCTATTTTTATGTTTCAGTCTAATTTCTCCGCATTATCATGCCGCAACGGGCATGCGTGATTCAACGATTTTACATATGCTTTTCGTTCGgtgttattttttcctttttgtttattttgtttttacgagcttttcagTGTTGTTGGTCATTGCTAGTTGTGTAGCATTAGTGCTACTTGGCAACGGTTTATgccccccgccgcaacgcgggggggggggggggttaatactagttttatttatttatatttgcaTTCTTACATTATCATAGTTTTTTAACATATAGGATCACATACGTAAAATTGGGTGCAATGATTTAGTCGTTTTGGAAAAAGGCGCAACAAGATTTtctaaaaaaacacaaacaaacgttcAAGCACAGTCTTGCGTGGAACGTTGCTATTGACGCGACAAAATGGTGTCAAATCAACTTGTTGAACGAAGATTCCGGTAAAAGTTCTAGCAAGTGAAAATCCTCGGATTCGACTAACTTCGGACCATCCGATAAGTCGGTGTCGGACTTGAACAACGAAGTTAGCCCAGCACAACCCAAGAGGAGGGTGCAAGTTAGGACTCCGAGTTCATCAAGCCAAAGTACAAGCCAAGTCAGATTGGTAGGCGATGAAATAAGAGCTTACGCCCAAAAGAAGAAAGCGATGTTGCAAGTGTTGGCCGATCCAAGACAAGAAATAATCCTAGCCTCTACGACCTTGATTAACGAACAACGCGAAAGTGTCGCCCGAGCGACGAAAGACAAAGATTTTCAAACATATATTACGCCTCAAGAAAATCTCGCCGTTAAAGTGCAAAAAATCTTTGTAGCCCGCAAATGAGAACTTGCGGACAAATGGGGTTGGCTGACGAGATATTTACCTATTTCTaggttgtttttattttattttttttatttattttctggtttttagtttaatttcaattatgtatttttattttaatgaagtttattttttatattaacaTTTAACTTTATTTaagttataaaaaataaaaaaaattaagtatATGGTATGGGTAGGCGTCGCCACTATCTACTAGCTAAAGGGTACTTTGAGCCAAATTTGACGAGGCGGGTGATGGTTAGTCAGGGCTAGGGTACTTACCCAGTTACCCTTGAGTGCCCCTTCCTCCCTTAGGCACCCGGACGAGTTTGGGATGCGTATTAGTTTAGTATTTCAAGTTTTATTTCTGATTTAGTTTAGTATTTCAAGTTTTATATCTTATTATAAAATCTTGTCTTATGTCATCGGTTTAATACTCATTGGGTATATGCTTGGTAACAGGTTTGCCCGTTAGTTACTTAGTTTATTATATAATACCGATTGCGATTTTCAAATATAAATGTTTTCTTACTATTCTAAGTTTTACATAACGTGTTTTTTAACAACTATAATCAATTGAAAGAATAATGAATTTTAAAAATCTCAACTATTATCCGTTGGCCAACAACGCTCCCAATTTTAAAAATTCTCACCGGCGGTCCAATCTTTTCACATATTGGCCTTCAATGGACCATAACTAACAGAACCataacgccgttagtctccgaTCGCCGGAAAAATTTTTTTTGGTcagaaaaaggttcctaaaggtccgatTAATGGTTACAAACAGGTTTGGGATGAAAACTTTGAGTTTTCCGgctaaaaagttgagttttccggccaaaaagaagttttccggcgAAAAATGAGTTTTTCCGGCGACTTTAATAATTGGGGCTTTTTACTAGAAAATGTTCCTAAAGGtgcgtaataaggttacaaagaggtttgagacGAAAGTTTTGAGTTTTCCGGTCAAAAACGTTTTCTGGCGACCGAAGACTAACGACATTAGCGTTCTGTTAATCAGGGTCCATTGAAAGCCAATATGTGAAAAGATTGGACCACCAGTGGCAATTTTTGAAGTTGTGACCGTTGCCGGCCAATAGACAATAGTTGGggttattaaaatccattattccttaattgaaataTGATAAATTACATACATATCAACAGCAATACAAAAAGTTTGAAGTATCTGAAACTTGTACATTTTTATGATGATATCAATCACAAAAGATAAGCTAATGATGTAAAATATGAATATTATTATCAAATACATATTTCGAAGGAAAAAGAAAGTTCATTTTTCATACAATGAAGGTAGTAGAATGAATCACTACTACACTATGTTAATAGaagttaaaaactaaaacaaaaaaaaaatgtatagCATACGTTTTGGGTAAACGGGTATATATTTTCAGGTAAATAAGTTGGGTGTTATGTAATTCCATTCTCGTCACtagtgaaaattttaaaattaatcCTATACCCGGTCTTGTACTTGAATACCCATCATCGGCAGGGGTGCATTTTCATATGGGCCAGGGGACCCAAACTCCCTGTTTTTTCGCTCAGCAGTGTAAATTTTTCCATTTTTcatgattttttttctttaaaactttTAGCCCAAAAATCTAAAAAAGAAATAATAACCCACTAACCCATTTAATCAAAAGCTCAATTAACCTAGAAACCCATTTAATTAATATACATGTGTACAATGTACCTCCTAGGAAGGTGTTGTGGAGGTGGAAGGGGGAAAATGATCCTTCTACATTGTATGAAAGTTGATGGGTGAGGTTACGCAAGTTAAGATtaataataaagaaaataaatGGATTATGCAGGCGTCATTTTTCCTTGGAGTTCTTTGGTCCCACTTAAAGTCAATTATTTTGTTTGGCGCATGGAGATGGGTAAGATCGCTACTAAAGACGTGCTTTTTATCCGGGCGTGGAGTTGGGGAACAACTTGTGTGTTACTTGTGGTTTTGTTGTTAATCATCTTCTGGTTAGTTGTATTGTCACGAGATTGGTTTAGTGGGAAGTGTGTTTTTGGTGTAAAATCCCCATTTCATCCTTTGATCATTGGTTAAGGTTAGGATGGTCTTTGAGGAGATGATAGTTTGCTCTATAATAAGGAAAAAAGTGGTCCAATCGATCTTTTGGTGACTTATTGGTGCCTATGGAGGAGTAGATACGACTAACTTTTCAACAATAAACCCATTTCTGTTGCCAAGACATGGTTGTCTTGTTTGTGGAAGTCGAAGAGGTCTAAAGGTTGTAGCTTAGATTAGAATAGTTGGTGCGTTGTTTTGATCTTGGTGTTGTTTTTGTGTAACGTTGCATTCTTTTGTTTCGTTTCTAGCTTCTTGCTAGTATCTTTTCTTACGATATATCATCGCcactgtaaaaaaaaaaaaaaaaaaaaaaaaaaaaaaaaaccctaaaaaaatccCTGATTTAAAACAGAAATTTTAGCCATTTAATTTTAGTCCATCTTCTAATAAATCAGTAGGCCCTGGCCCAACCAACTTTAAATTAAAACCTGTGAGCCCCAAACAAAATTCCTTTTGACTTTCTGCACTGTCCACCTGTGGGATATggcaagaaacaaaagaaaaaagaatTTTCTAATCCCTAAATGCAGCTCCCATCTTTAATCTATCAAATTTGATTTTCTGATTGCATTTTCCATCTGTTTTTTATAGATCCAGTAGTTTAATTCCAATATTGTTACAAGAGCTATTGGTAAGCAAACCCCATTCAATATAGACTTATTACTTGTTTCTACTCTCTTTTTGCGTATAAACAAAATCATAAACCAAAAACAATAcctttatctttatttttttaagttaacaAACTGAAATACATCATCATCTGTTATGGTAAAATCATAGATGATTCAAGAAAAGCTTACACAAATCACAAATACTATTAATGAACCAAATCATCAATTTGCTTTTTGGCTAATAAACTCCACAAAAGCACCCAAAGCATTCACTGAACTCACTGGAAACCCACTCTCAAACTCCTTACTTAATTTCTTTGCTTCTTCATGCACCTCTTCATTACTCATTAATTTCTCAACTCCACTTGCAATATCATCTTTGTTAATCTTTCTTGGCCTCCCATCTTCACCAACACCGCTCGTAATCACAAACCCGATTTTAAGATGGTTCGCCACCAGTTTCGCATTGTCGAACTGGTCGCCCCTGAGCGGCCACCCCAAGATCGGGACCCCTCGCCCGATCGCCTCTACAGTCGAGTTCCACCCACAATGTGATAGGAACCCGCCTGTAGACGGGTGGCTCAGAATCAACAACTGTGGGGCCCATCCAGTGATGATCAAACCTCTGTCCCCAACTATGGTATCCAAACCTTCAGGATAGTacccttcttcttcttcctcttcgcTGTCGGTTTGAACCGGCCCTAAGAAGGACTTGGGGATCCCGGATTTACCCGAACCCGGTTGGATCACCCATATGAAAGCCTGGTTTGACTCTTCCAATGCTTTTGCTAGCTCTTTATACCCTTCAATTGAGGGTCCAACTTCACTACCAAATGAGATGTATATCACTGATCCTTTTGGTTTTGATTCCAACCACTGAAACACCTCATCTTCTGTATAATTCGCTTTCCGGTTTGACCGCATATCGTGGTCATGGAGGATCGACCCGGCCGACTTCCAGAACTTTTCCGGAAGCAACGGCCCGATCCCCCAAACCGGGAGCTTCGTTTGTTCACCGATGTAATCGATGAACAAACGATCGAGCCTATCACACGTGTTGATAAGCAAGGCGACCGACCCGACCACCTCATCCACCCAACGCGGCTTCGAATCCGGCCCAGACGGACCACCTCCTCTAGATCCGAACCGGCTCCTACCTCCTGGTGGTCCACCCTGGTGACTATCACCAGGCGGACCACCACCCCTAGATCCGAACCGGTTCATATCTGGTGGTCCGTCACTAAGGGGACCACCTGGCGGCCTGTTGGGTCTCTGAGGTCTACCTCGGGGACCGTTAAATAAATCTGCATAACAGGTCGCCATTTCTTTAGGCAACCCGGGGAGCTCTCGGGTCTCTCCGGGTTTCAAATCCCCGATCTTCGCCTTCCACCGTCCATACGCCATAGCCGAAAAAGCCGCACCGGAGGTAGAAAACGACACCACCGGAATCTGGTAATTCACAAAAAACTCCTTGCAGGAGCTCATCATGACATCAACCACCGCACAAACGGGTCGGGTCTCGGATCTAGTTGACAAAAACGACTTGATCCCTTCACCCATCTGCTTATTCTGTTGCTCAAGTGGGTTCCCTCTAGGCGGGCCGGATCCTGTCTCCGGCGTTGAGAACGGGATCTCGGCGACATGAATAAACGGTGACTGATCGGAGAAAGTTGAAGGGATGGATGAAGAAAGATGTGTAGGAATAATGAGTGTGACATTGAAGTTATGTGAAGATATGTTTCTGCAGAGCTCCATTGATGGGTTGATATGGCCGGTGCCGAAAAATGGGAGTACGAGAATCTCGCCGGAAGATTCCATTGTTGTTGGTGATTCAAGCTTTTGTTTCTTGATCTGA encodes:
- the LOC110923565 gene encoding UDP-glucosyl transferase 73B2, with translation MSATKRVILKRVLVENQTNFNKKHLFLLSFFIFNSKSVPYSISIISINIISTPSLFLFIPHFFNGPYFYKYHIMDNESQIKKQKLESPTTMESSGEILVLPFFGTGHINPSMELCRNISSHNFNVTLIIPTHLSSSIPSTFSDQSPFIHVAEIPFSTPETGSGPPRGNPLEQQNKQMGEGIKSFLSTRSETRPVCAVVDVMMSSCKEFFVNYQIPVVSFSTSGAAFSAMAYGRWKAKIGDLKPGETRELPGLPKEMATCYADLFNGPRGRPQRPNRPPGGPLSDGPPDMNRFGSRGGGPPGDSHQGGPPGGRSRFGSRGGGPSGPDSKPRWVDEVVGSVALLINTCDRLDRLFIDYIGEQTKLPVWGIGPLLPEKFWKSAGSILHDHDMRSNRKANYTEDEVFQWLESKPKGSVIYISFGSEVGPSIEGYKELAKALEESNQAFIWVIQPGSGKSGIPKSFLGPVQTDSEEEEEEGYYPEGLDTIVGDRGLIITGWAPQLLILSHPSTGGFLSHCGWNSTVEAIGRGVPILGWPLRGDQFDNAKLVANHLKIGFVITSGVGEDGRPRKINKDDIASGVEKLMSNEEVHEEAKKLSKEFESGFPVSSVNALGAFVEFISQKAN